From one Nocardioides sp. Kera G14 genomic stretch:
- the bluB gene encoding 5,6-dimethylbenzimidazole synthase produces the protein MTEATALGWDAGLYDVINRRRDTRREFTGEPVKPDVLDRLLSAAHAAPSVGMSQPWDFVLVRDPETLDAFGQHVADERDAFAASLAGERAETFARIKIEGIRESGLGIAVGYDPSRGGPNVLGRHAIADAGLYSVVCAIQNLWLAATAEGLGVGWVSFYREEFLRDLVGFPEHIRPVAWLCIGPISELPDEPDLERYGWRHRSPLDGVVHEERYRQ, from the coding sequence ATGACCGAGGCGACCGCACTCGGCTGGGACGCCGGCTTGTACGACGTCATCAACCGTCGCCGCGACACCCGTCGCGAGTTCACCGGCGAGCCGGTCAAACCCGACGTGCTGGACCGGCTGCTCTCCGCGGCGCACGCGGCCCCGAGCGTCGGGATGAGCCAGCCGTGGGACTTCGTCCTCGTGCGGGACCCCGAGACGCTCGACGCGTTCGGACAGCATGTCGCCGACGAACGGGACGCCTTCGCGGCGTCGTTGGCCGGTGAGCGCGCCGAGACCTTCGCCCGCATCAAGATCGAGGGGATTCGCGAGTCAGGGCTCGGGATCGCGGTCGGCTACGACCCCAGCCGCGGCGGACCGAACGTCCTCGGTCGCCACGCCATCGCGGACGCCGGGCTGTACTCGGTCGTCTGCGCGATCCAGAACCTGTGGCTCGCGGCCACCGCCGAGGGCTTGGGTGTGGGCTGGGTGAGCTTCTACCGCGAGGAGTTCCTCCGTGACCTCGTCGGCTTCCCCGAGCACATTCGGCCGGTGGCCTGGCTGTGCATCGGGCCGATCTCCGAGTTGCCCGACGAGCCGGACCTGGAGCGGTACGGCTGGCGCCACCGCTCACCACTGGACGGCGTCGTGCACGAGGAGCGCTACCGCCAATAG
- the cbiE gene encoding precorrin-6y C5,15-methyltransferase (decarboxylating) subunit CbiE: MAPVVVVGISADDALADPRILEGPESVVVGAPRHLELLPDVPGQRRLPLPSPLREGLVDLVTEYADRTLIVLASGDPLVSGIGSTLIELLGRDRVVVVPAVSSVALARAAVGWAAESHAVVSVVGRDVSLVRRELAPGRRILVLSSDEHTPRALADLLGEAGYDDSEFVVLGDLGNPTKGSSHYFDKAAIVSAKDFDFARLNIVAITCAGPPLGGWVAGLPDDLFENDGQLTKRDLRASALARLAPVPGERLWDVGAGAGSVGIEWMRAHPTCLAIAIEANTERAERIARNARSLGVPGLEIVHAPAPEALKDLPTPDAIFVGGGATVPGVIEYCLDVLPRGGRIVVHGVTLETEHLLADVYRQHGGELTRLSVETAAPIGSFTGWTPARTVTQWAYWR; this comes from the coding sequence ATGGCCCCGGTTGTCGTGGTCGGCATCAGCGCCGACGATGCGCTCGCAGACCCGCGCATCCTGGAGGGTCCGGAGTCCGTCGTCGTCGGCGCCCCTCGACATCTTGAGCTGCTGCCGGACGTGCCCGGACAACGACGGCTGCCCCTTCCGTCGCCGCTGCGCGAGGGCCTGGTCGATCTGGTCACCGAGTACGCCGACCGCACGCTGATCGTCCTCGCCTCAGGCGACCCGCTCGTATCGGGGATTGGGTCCACCCTCATCGAGCTGCTCGGCCGCGACCGGGTGGTGGTCGTTCCGGCGGTCTCGTCTGTGGCGCTGGCGCGGGCTGCCGTGGGCTGGGCTGCGGAGTCGCACGCTGTGGTGAGCGTTGTCGGCCGGGATGTCTCCCTCGTACGCCGTGAGCTGGCGCCCGGTCGCCGGATCCTGGTCCTGTCCTCGGACGAACACACGCCCCGCGCTCTCGCTGACCTGCTCGGCGAGGCCGGCTACGACGACAGCGAGTTCGTCGTTCTCGGCGACCTTGGGAACCCCACGAAGGGCAGCAGCCACTACTTCGACAAGGCAGCGATCGTGAGCGCGAAGGACTTCGACTTCGCCCGGCTCAACATCGTCGCGATCACCTGCGCCGGACCGCCCCTCGGTGGTTGGGTGGCCGGCTTGCCCGATGACCTCTTCGAGAACGACGGACAGCTCACCAAGCGCGACCTGCGGGCCTCGGCGCTCGCGCGCCTCGCGCCGGTGCCGGGCGAGCGCCTCTGGGACGTCGGCGCCGGTGCCGGGTCGGTCGGGATCGAATGGATGCGCGCCCACCCGACCTGCCTGGCGATCGCGATCGAGGCGAACACCGAGCGGGCCGAGCGCATCGCGCGCAACGCCCGATCCCTCGGCGTCCCCGGCCTTGAGATCGTCCACGCACCTGCGCCCGAAGCACTGAAGGACCTGCCGACGCCCGATGCGATCTTCGTCGGGGGCGGTGCCACCGTCCCGGGCGTCATCGAGTACTGCCTCGACGTACTCCCTCGCGGCGGTCGGATCGTCGTCCACGGTGTCACCTTGGAGACCGAGCATCTGCTGGCCGATGTCTACCGGCAGCACGGCGGCGAACTGACCCGGCTCAGCGTCGAGACGGCCGCGCCGATCGGGTCCTTCACCGGCTGGACACCGGCGCGCACCGTGACCCAGTGGGCCTATTGGCGGTAG